A window from Falco naumanni isolate bFalNau1 chromosome 3, bFalNau1.pat, whole genome shotgun sequence encodes these proteins:
- the KDM1B gene encoding lysine-specific histone demethylase 1B isoform X4, with product MPHSHFAPEVKLYRFLTRSNNTMSTGRVRTKKKACSSDHSPDNLPLRSSGRQVKKKAAEAADDDDEASEKKYRKCEKAGCTATCPVCFASAAERCAKNGYTSRWYHLSCGEHFCNECFDHYYRSHKDGYEKYTAWKRIWTSNGKSEPSPKAFMADQQLPYWVQCTKPECGKWRQLTKEIQLTPQIAKTYRCGMKLNNSTKTEGSDQCSMPEDLRVAEVSDHWWYSMLILPPLLKDSVAAPFLAAYYPDCVGMSPSCTSTNRLPGESSLVKLEHLKSVPNLTVAGMNKYFQPFYQPNECGKALCVRPDVMELDELYEFPEYSRDPTMYLALRNLILALWYTNCKEALTPQKCIHHIIVRGLVRIRCVQEMERILHFMTRKGLINTGILSVSPDQYLLPKEYHNKSVIIVGAGAAGLAAARQLHNFGIKVIVLEAKDRIGGRVWDDKTFKGVTVGRGAQIVNGCVNNPVALMCEQLGIKMHKLGEKCDLIQEGGRITDPTIDKRMDFHFNAILDVVSEWRKDKTQHQDVPLGEKIQEIYKAFIQESGIQFSELEEKVLQFHLSNLEYACGSNLSQVQSIDYSGEEVQVTTADGTVWTTQKVLVTVPLALLQKNAIQFNPPLSEKKIKAINSLGAGVIEKIALQFPYRFWDSKIQGADFFGHVPPNSSQRGLFSVFYDMDPESKQSILMSVVTGDAVTTIKNLDDKQILQQCMTVLRELFKEQEVPDPVKFFVTQWSKDPWLQMAYSFVKTGGSGEAYDIIAEDIQGKIFFAGEATNRHFPQTVTGAYLSGVREASKIAAF from the exons ATGCCTCATTCTCATTTTGCTCCTGAAGTCAAGCTATACAGATTCTTAACTAG ATCTAATAATACAATGTCAACTGGAAGGGTACGAAcgaaaaaaaaggcatgttcTTCAGACCACTCTCCAGACAACCTTCCTCTGAGGAGCTCTGGAAGACAG GTGAAGAAGAAAGCGGCTGAAGCAgcagatgatgatgatgaagcGTCAGAGAAGAAATATAGAAAGTGTGAAAAAGCTGGATGCACTGCAACATGTCCCGTTTGCTTTGCCAGTGCAGCTGAAAG GTGTGCTAAAAATGGGTATACGTCTAGATGGTATCATCTTTCCTGTGGGGAACACTTCTGCAATGAATGTTTTGACCACTATTACCGAAG CCATAAGGATGGTTATGAGAAATACACTGCCTGGAAAAGGATTTGGACAAGTAATGGTAAAAGTGAGCCCAGTCCAAAAGCCTTCATGGCTGATCAACAGCTTCCTTACTGG GTGCAGTGCACAAAGCCAGAGTGTGGTAAATGGCGTCAGCTGACAAAGGAAATCCAGCTGACACCACAAATAGCAAAAACTTACAGATGTGGTATGAAACTGAACAATTCTACCAAG acTGAGGGCTCAGACCAGTGTTCCATGCCTGAGGACTTG AGAGTGGCTGAAGTTTCAGACCATTGGTGGTACTCCATGCTCATACTCCCTCCTTTGCTGAAAGACAGTGTGGCAGCTCCCTTTCTAGCTGCATATTATCCAGACTGCGTGGGCATGAGTCCATCCTGTACCAGCACTAATCGGTTACCTGGTGAATCCAGCCTTGTGAAGTTAGAGCACTTAAAGAGCGTGCCTAATTTGACTG TTGCAGGTATGAACAAGTATTTCCAGCCTTTTTACCAGCCCAATGAATGTGGGAAAGCACTTTGTGTGAGGCCAGATGTCATGGAACTGGATGAGCTCTATGAGTTCCCAGAATATTCACGAGACCCTACCATGTACTTGGCTTTGAGAAACCTGATTTTGGCCCTGTGGTACACAAACTGCAAG gagGCTCTTACCCCTCAGAAATGTATCCATCACATCATTGTTCGGGGGCTTGTGCGTATTCGCTGTGTACAGGAAATGGAGAGGATACTTCATTTTATGACAAGGAAAGGGCTAATTAATACAGGGATTTTATCAGTCAGTCCTGACCAGTATCTTCTTCCTAAAGAATACCACAAT AAATCTGTCATTATTGTTGGGGCTGGTGCAGCAGGATTAGCAGCAGCCCGACAACTGCACAATTTTGGAATTAAG GTTATTGTCTTAGAAGCTAAAGACAGAATTGGTGGCCGAGTGTGGGATGATAAGACGTTCAAAGGAGTCACTGTTGGAAGAGGTGCACAAATCGTCAACGGATGTGTCAACAACCCAGTGGCACTAATGTGTGAGCAA CTTGGCATTAAAATGCACAAACTAGGGGAGAAATGTGACTTGATCCAGGAAGGTGGAAGGATAACAGATCCCACTATTGATAAACGTATGGACTTTCATTTCAATGCCATCCTAGATGTCGTCTCTGAGTGGAGAAAAGATAAAACCCAACATCAAGATGTTCCTCTTGGTG aaaaaatacaagagaTCTATAAAGCGTTTATTCAGGAGTCTGGTATCCAGTTCAGtgagctggaagaaaaagtaCTACAGTTCCATCTCAGTAATCTGGAGTATGCCTGTGGCAGCAATCTCTCTCAG GTACAGAGTATTGACTATTCTGGTGAAGAAGTACAGGTCACTACTGCAGATGGAACAGTGTGGACAACACAAAAG gtATTAGTGACTGTACCACTGGcccttcttcagaaaaatgccATTCAGTTTAATCCTCCactgtcagaaaagaaaattaaagccaTTAATAGTTTGGGAGCAGGAGTCATTGAGAAG ATTGCCTTGCAGTTTCCTTATAGATTTTGGGACAGTAAAATTCAAGGAGCTGATTTTTTTGGTCATGTTCCACCCAATTCCAGCCAACGTGggctcttcagtgttttctatgACATGGATCCAGAG AgcaaacaaagcattttaatgtCAGTGGTCACTGGAGATGCTGTGACGACCATTAAGAATTTAGATGATAAACAAATACTGCAACAGTGTATGACTGTACTTCGAGAGCTCTTTAAGGAGCAG
- the KDM1B gene encoding lysine-specific histone demethylase 1B isoform X3: MPHSHFAPEVKLYRFLTRSNNTMSTGRVRTKKKACSSDHSPDNLPLRSSGRQVKKKAAEAADDDDEASEKKYRKCEKAGCTATCPVCFASAAERCAKNGYTSRWYHLSCGEHFCNECFDHYYRSHKDGYEKYTAWKRIWTSNGKSEPSPKAFMADQQLPYWVQCTKPECGKWRQLTKEIQLTPQIAKTYRCGMKLNNSTKTEGSDQCSMPEDLRVAEVSDHWWYSMLILPPLLKDSVAAPFLAAYYPDCVGMSPSCTSTNRLPGESSLVKLEHLKSVPNLTVAGMNKYFQPFYQPNECGKALCVRPDVMELDELYEFPEYSRDPTMYLALRNLILALWYTNCKEALTPQKCIHHIIVRGLVRIRCVQEMERILHFMTRKGLINTGILSVSPDQYLLPKEYHNKSVIIVGAGAAGLAAARQLHNFGIKVIVLEAKDRIGGRVWDDKTFKGVTVGRGAQIVNGCVNNPVALMYVVSEWRKDKTQHQDVPLGEKIQEIYKAFIQESGIQFSELEEKVLQFHLSNLEYACGSNLSQVSARSWDHNEFFAQFAGDHTLLTVGYSTVIDKLAEGLDIRLNFPVQSIDYSGEEVQVTTADGTVWTTQKVLVTVPLALLQKNAIQFNPPLSEKKIKAINSLGAGVIEKIALQFPYRFWDSKIQGADFFGHVPPNSSQRGLFSVFYDMDPESKQSILMSVVTGDAVTTIKNLDDKQILQQCMTVLRELFKEQEVPDPVKFFVTQWSKDPWLQMAYSFVKTGGSGEAYDIIAEDIQGKIFFAGEATNRHFPQTVTGAYLSGVREASKIAAF; the protein is encoded by the exons ATGCCTCATTCTCATTTTGCTCCTGAAGTCAAGCTATACAGATTCTTAACTAG ATCTAATAATACAATGTCAACTGGAAGGGTACGAAcgaaaaaaaaggcatgttcTTCAGACCACTCTCCAGACAACCTTCCTCTGAGGAGCTCTGGAAGACAG GTGAAGAAGAAAGCGGCTGAAGCAgcagatgatgatgatgaagcGTCAGAGAAGAAATATAGAAAGTGTGAAAAAGCTGGATGCACTGCAACATGTCCCGTTTGCTTTGCCAGTGCAGCTGAAAG GTGTGCTAAAAATGGGTATACGTCTAGATGGTATCATCTTTCCTGTGGGGAACACTTCTGCAATGAATGTTTTGACCACTATTACCGAAG CCATAAGGATGGTTATGAGAAATACACTGCCTGGAAAAGGATTTGGACAAGTAATGGTAAAAGTGAGCCCAGTCCAAAAGCCTTCATGGCTGATCAACAGCTTCCTTACTGG GTGCAGTGCACAAAGCCAGAGTGTGGTAAATGGCGTCAGCTGACAAAGGAAATCCAGCTGACACCACAAATAGCAAAAACTTACAGATGTGGTATGAAACTGAACAATTCTACCAAG acTGAGGGCTCAGACCAGTGTTCCATGCCTGAGGACTTG AGAGTGGCTGAAGTTTCAGACCATTGGTGGTACTCCATGCTCATACTCCCTCCTTTGCTGAAAGACAGTGTGGCAGCTCCCTTTCTAGCTGCATATTATCCAGACTGCGTGGGCATGAGTCCATCCTGTACCAGCACTAATCGGTTACCTGGTGAATCCAGCCTTGTGAAGTTAGAGCACTTAAAGAGCGTGCCTAATTTGACTG TTGCAGGTATGAACAAGTATTTCCAGCCTTTTTACCAGCCCAATGAATGTGGGAAAGCACTTTGTGTGAGGCCAGATGTCATGGAACTGGATGAGCTCTATGAGTTCCCAGAATATTCACGAGACCCTACCATGTACTTGGCTTTGAGAAACCTGATTTTGGCCCTGTGGTACACAAACTGCAAG gagGCTCTTACCCCTCAGAAATGTATCCATCACATCATTGTTCGGGGGCTTGTGCGTATTCGCTGTGTACAGGAAATGGAGAGGATACTTCATTTTATGACAAGGAAAGGGCTAATTAATACAGGGATTTTATCAGTCAGTCCTGACCAGTATCTTCTTCCTAAAGAATACCACAAT AAATCTGTCATTATTGTTGGGGCTGGTGCAGCAGGATTAGCAGCAGCCCGACAACTGCACAATTTTGGAATTAAG GTTATTGTCTTAGAAGCTAAAGACAGAATTGGTGGCCGAGTGTGGGATGATAAGACGTTCAAAGGAGTCACTGTTGGAAGAGGTGCACAAATCGTCAACGGATGTGTCAACAACCCAGTGGCACTAATGT ATGTCGTCTCTGAGTGGAGAAAAGATAAAACCCAACATCAAGATGTTCCTCTTGGTG aaaaaatacaagagaTCTATAAAGCGTTTATTCAGGAGTCTGGTATCCAGTTCAGtgagctggaagaaaaagtaCTACAGTTCCATCTCAGTAATCTGGAGTATGCCTGTGGCAGCAATCTCTCTCAG GTATCTGCACGCTCATGGGACCACAATGAATTTTTTGCCCAGTTTGCTGGAGATCACACTCTTCTAACTGTGGGATATTCTACTGTGATTGATAAATTGGCAGAAGGGCTGGACATCCGGCTGAATTTCCCA GTACAGAGTATTGACTATTCTGGTGAAGAAGTACAGGTCACTACTGCAGATGGAACAGTGTGGACAACACAAAAG gtATTAGTGACTGTACCACTGGcccttcttcagaaaaatgccATTCAGTTTAATCCTCCactgtcagaaaagaaaattaaagccaTTAATAGTTTGGGAGCAGGAGTCATTGAGAAG ATTGCCTTGCAGTTTCCTTATAGATTTTGGGACAGTAAAATTCAAGGAGCTGATTTTTTTGGTCATGTTCCACCCAATTCCAGCCAACGTGggctcttcagtgttttctatgACATGGATCCAGAG AgcaaacaaagcattttaatgtCAGTGGTCACTGGAGATGCTGTGACGACCATTAAGAATTTAGATGATAAACAAATACTGCAACAGTGTATGACTGTACTTCGAGAGCTCTTTAAGGAGCAG
- the KDM1B gene encoding lysine-specific histone demethylase 1B isoform X1 — MPHSHFAPEVKLYRFLTRSNNTMSTGRVRTKKKACSSDHSPDNLPLRSSGRQVKKKAAEAADDDDEASEKKYRKCEKAGCTATCPVCFASAAERCAKNGYTSRWYHLSCGEHFCNECFDHYYRSHKDGYEKYTAWKRIWTSNGKSEPSPKAFMADQQLPYWVQCTKPECGKWRQLTKEIQLTPQIAKTYRCGMKLNNSTKTEGSDQCSMPEDLRVAEVSDHWWYSMLILPPLLKDSVAAPFLAAYYPDCVGMSPSCTSTNRLPGESSLVKLEHLKSVPNLTVAGMNKYFQPFYQPNECGKALCVRPDVMELDELYEFPEYSRDPTMYLALRNLILALWYTNCKEALTPQKCIHHIIVRGLVRIRCVQEMERILHFMTRKGLINTGILSVSPDQYLLPKEYHNKSVIIVGAGAAGLAAARQLHNFGIKVIVLEAKDRIGGRVWDDKTFKGVTVGRGAQIVNGCVNNPVALMCEQLGIKMHKLGEKCDLIQEGGRITDPTIDKRMDFHFNAILDVVSEWRKDKTQHQDVPLGEKIQEIYKAFIQESGIQFSELEEKVLQFHLSNLEYACGSNLSQVSARSWDHNEFFAQFAGDHTLLTVGYSTVIDKLAEGLDIRLNFPVQSIDYSGEEVQVTTADGTVWTTQKVLVTVPLALLQKNAIQFNPPLSEKKIKAINSLGAGVIEKIALQFPYRFWDSKIQGADFFGHVPPNSSQRGLFSVFYDMDPESKQSILMSVVTGDAVTTIKNLDDKQILQQCMTVLRELFKEQEVPDPVKFFVTQWSKDPWLQMAYSFVKTGGSGEAYDIIAEDIQGKIFFAGEATNRHFPQTVTGAYLSGVREASKIAAF; from the exons ATGCCTCATTCTCATTTTGCTCCTGAAGTCAAGCTATACAGATTCTTAACTAG ATCTAATAATACAATGTCAACTGGAAGGGTACGAAcgaaaaaaaaggcatgttcTTCAGACCACTCTCCAGACAACCTTCCTCTGAGGAGCTCTGGAAGACAG GTGAAGAAGAAAGCGGCTGAAGCAgcagatgatgatgatgaagcGTCAGAGAAGAAATATAGAAAGTGTGAAAAAGCTGGATGCACTGCAACATGTCCCGTTTGCTTTGCCAGTGCAGCTGAAAG GTGTGCTAAAAATGGGTATACGTCTAGATGGTATCATCTTTCCTGTGGGGAACACTTCTGCAATGAATGTTTTGACCACTATTACCGAAG CCATAAGGATGGTTATGAGAAATACACTGCCTGGAAAAGGATTTGGACAAGTAATGGTAAAAGTGAGCCCAGTCCAAAAGCCTTCATGGCTGATCAACAGCTTCCTTACTGG GTGCAGTGCACAAAGCCAGAGTGTGGTAAATGGCGTCAGCTGACAAAGGAAATCCAGCTGACACCACAAATAGCAAAAACTTACAGATGTGGTATGAAACTGAACAATTCTACCAAG acTGAGGGCTCAGACCAGTGTTCCATGCCTGAGGACTTG AGAGTGGCTGAAGTTTCAGACCATTGGTGGTACTCCATGCTCATACTCCCTCCTTTGCTGAAAGACAGTGTGGCAGCTCCCTTTCTAGCTGCATATTATCCAGACTGCGTGGGCATGAGTCCATCCTGTACCAGCACTAATCGGTTACCTGGTGAATCCAGCCTTGTGAAGTTAGAGCACTTAAAGAGCGTGCCTAATTTGACTG TTGCAGGTATGAACAAGTATTTCCAGCCTTTTTACCAGCCCAATGAATGTGGGAAAGCACTTTGTGTGAGGCCAGATGTCATGGAACTGGATGAGCTCTATGAGTTCCCAGAATATTCACGAGACCCTACCATGTACTTGGCTTTGAGAAACCTGATTTTGGCCCTGTGGTACACAAACTGCAAG gagGCTCTTACCCCTCAGAAATGTATCCATCACATCATTGTTCGGGGGCTTGTGCGTATTCGCTGTGTACAGGAAATGGAGAGGATACTTCATTTTATGACAAGGAAAGGGCTAATTAATACAGGGATTTTATCAGTCAGTCCTGACCAGTATCTTCTTCCTAAAGAATACCACAAT AAATCTGTCATTATTGTTGGGGCTGGTGCAGCAGGATTAGCAGCAGCCCGACAACTGCACAATTTTGGAATTAAG GTTATTGTCTTAGAAGCTAAAGACAGAATTGGTGGCCGAGTGTGGGATGATAAGACGTTCAAAGGAGTCACTGTTGGAAGAGGTGCACAAATCGTCAACGGATGTGTCAACAACCCAGTGGCACTAATGTGTGAGCAA CTTGGCATTAAAATGCACAAACTAGGGGAGAAATGTGACTTGATCCAGGAAGGTGGAAGGATAACAGATCCCACTATTGATAAACGTATGGACTTTCATTTCAATGCCATCCTAGATGTCGTCTCTGAGTGGAGAAAAGATAAAACCCAACATCAAGATGTTCCTCTTGGTG aaaaaatacaagagaTCTATAAAGCGTTTATTCAGGAGTCTGGTATCCAGTTCAGtgagctggaagaaaaagtaCTACAGTTCCATCTCAGTAATCTGGAGTATGCCTGTGGCAGCAATCTCTCTCAG GTATCTGCACGCTCATGGGACCACAATGAATTTTTTGCCCAGTTTGCTGGAGATCACACTCTTCTAACTGTGGGATATTCTACTGTGATTGATAAATTGGCAGAAGGGCTGGACATCCGGCTGAATTTCCCA GTACAGAGTATTGACTATTCTGGTGAAGAAGTACAGGTCACTACTGCAGATGGAACAGTGTGGACAACACAAAAG gtATTAGTGACTGTACCACTGGcccttcttcagaaaaatgccATTCAGTTTAATCCTCCactgtcagaaaagaaaattaaagccaTTAATAGTTTGGGAGCAGGAGTCATTGAGAAG ATTGCCTTGCAGTTTCCTTATAGATTTTGGGACAGTAAAATTCAAGGAGCTGATTTTTTTGGTCATGTTCCACCCAATTCCAGCCAACGTGggctcttcagtgttttctatgACATGGATCCAGAG AgcaaacaaagcattttaatgtCAGTGGTCACTGGAGATGCTGTGACGACCATTAAGAATTTAGATGATAAACAAATACTGCAACAGTGTATGACTGTACTTCGAGAGCTCTTTAAGGAGCAG
- the KDM1B gene encoding lysine-specific histone demethylase 1B isoform X6: MSTGRVRTKKKACSSDHSPDNLPLRSSGRQVKKKAAEAADDDDEASEKKYRKCEKAGCTATCPVCFASAAERCAKNGYTSRWYHLSCGEHFCNECFDHYYRSHKDGYEKYTAWKRIWTSNGKSEPSPKAFMADQQLPYWVQCTKPECGKWRQLTKEIQLTPQIAKTYRCGMKLNNSTKTEGSDQCSMPEDLRVAEVSDHWWYSMLILPPLLKDSVAAPFLAAYYPDCVGMSPSCTSTNRLPGESSLVKLEHLKSVPNLTVAGMNKYFQPFYQPNECGKALCVRPDVMELDELYEFPEYSRDPTMYLALRNLILALWYTNCKEALTPQKCIHHIIVRGLVRIRCVQEMERILHFMTRKGLINTGILSVSPDQYLLPKEYHNKSVIIVGAGAAGLAAARQLHNFGIKVIVLEAKDRIGGRVWDDKTFKGVTVGRGAQIVNGCVNNPVALMCEQLGIKMHKLGEKCDLIQEGGRITDPTIDKRMDFHFNAILDVVSEWRKDKTQHQDVPLGEKIQEIYKAFIQESGIQFSELEEKVLQFHLSNLEYACGSNLSQVSARSWDHNEFFAQFAGDHTLLTVGYSTVIDKLAEGLDIRLNFPVQSIDYSGEEVQVTTADGTVWTTQKVLVTVPLALLQKNAIQFNPPLSEKKIKAINSLGAGVIEKIALQFPYRFWDSKIQGADFFGHVPPNSSQRGLFSVFYDMDPESKQSILMSVVTGDAVTTIKNLDDKQILQQCMTVLRELFKEQEVPDPVKFFVTQWSKDPWLQMAYSFVKTGGSGEAYDIIAEDIQGKIFFAGEATNRHFPQTVTGAYLSGVREASKIAAF, from the exons ATGTCAACTGGAAGGGTACGAAcgaaaaaaaaggcatgttcTTCAGACCACTCTCCAGACAACCTTCCTCTGAGGAGCTCTGGAAGACAG GTGAAGAAGAAAGCGGCTGAAGCAgcagatgatgatgatgaagcGTCAGAGAAGAAATATAGAAAGTGTGAAAAAGCTGGATGCACTGCAACATGTCCCGTTTGCTTTGCCAGTGCAGCTGAAAG GTGTGCTAAAAATGGGTATACGTCTAGATGGTATCATCTTTCCTGTGGGGAACACTTCTGCAATGAATGTTTTGACCACTATTACCGAAG CCATAAGGATGGTTATGAGAAATACACTGCCTGGAAAAGGATTTGGACAAGTAATGGTAAAAGTGAGCCCAGTCCAAAAGCCTTCATGGCTGATCAACAGCTTCCTTACTGG GTGCAGTGCACAAAGCCAGAGTGTGGTAAATGGCGTCAGCTGACAAAGGAAATCCAGCTGACACCACAAATAGCAAAAACTTACAGATGTGGTATGAAACTGAACAATTCTACCAAG acTGAGGGCTCAGACCAGTGTTCCATGCCTGAGGACTTG AGAGTGGCTGAAGTTTCAGACCATTGGTGGTACTCCATGCTCATACTCCCTCCTTTGCTGAAAGACAGTGTGGCAGCTCCCTTTCTAGCTGCATATTATCCAGACTGCGTGGGCATGAGTCCATCCTGTACCAGCACTAATCGGTTACCTGGTGAATCCAGCCTTGTGAAGTTAGAGCACTTAAAGAGCGTGCCTAATTTGACTG TTGCAGGTATGAACAAGTATTTCCAGCCTTTTTACCAGCCCAATGAATGTGGGAAAGCACTTTGTGTGAGGCCAGATGTCATGGAACTGGATGAGCTCTATGAGTTCCCAGAATATTCACGAGACCCTACCATGTACTTGGCTTTGAGAAACCTGATTTTGGCCCTGTGGTACACAAACTGCAAG gagGCTCTTACCCCTCAGAAATGTATCCATCACATCATTGTTCGGGGGCTTGTGCGTATTCGCTGTGTACAGGAAATGGAGAGGATACTTCATTTTATGACAAGGAAAGGGCTAATTAATACAGGGATTTTATCAGTCAGTCCTGACCAGTATCTTCTTCCTAAAGAATACCACAAT AAATCTGTCATTATTGTTGGGGCTGGTGCAGCAGGATTAGCAGCAGCCCGACAACTGCACAATTTTGGAATTAAG GTTATTGTCTTAGAAGCTAAAGACAGAATTGGTGGCCGAGTGTGGGATGATAAGACGTTCAAAGGAGTCACTGTTGGAAGAGGTGCACAAATCGTCAACGGATGTGTCAACAACCCAGTGGCACTAATGTGTGAGCAA CTTGGCATTAAAATGCACAAACTAGGGGAGAAATGTGACTTGATCCAGGAAGGTGGAAGGATAACAGATCCCACTATTGATAAACGTATGGACTTTCATTTCAATGCCATCCTAGATGTCGTCTCTGAGTGGAGAAAAGATAAAACCCAACATCAAGATGTTCCTCTTGGTG aaaaaatacaagagaTCTATAAAGCGTTTATTCAGGAGTCTGGTATCCAGTTCAGtgagctggaagaaaaagtaCTACAGTTCCATCTCAGTAATCTGGAGTATGCCTGTGGCAGCAATCTCTCTCAG GTATCTGCACGCTCATGGGACCACAATGAATTTTTTGCCCAGTTTGCTGGAGATCACACTCTTCTAACTGTGGGATATTCTACTGTGATTGATAAATTGGCAGAAGGGCTGGACATCCGGCTGAATTTCCCA GTACAGAGTATTGACTATTCTGGTGAAGAAGTACAGGTCACTACTGCAGATGGAACAGTGTGGACAACACAAAAG gtATTAGTGACTGTACCACTGGcccttcttcagaaaaatgccATTCAGTTTAATCCTCCactgtcagaaaagaaaattaaagccaTTAATAGTTTGGGAGCAGGAGTCATTGAGAAG ATTGCCTTGCAGTTTCCTTATAGATTTTGGGACAGTAAAATTCAAGGAGCTGATTTTTTTGGTCATGTTCCACCCAATTCCAGCCAACGTGggctcttcagtgttttctatgACATGGATCCAGAG AgcaaacaaagcattttaatgtCAGTGGTCACTGGAGATGCTGTGACGACCATTAAGAATTTAGATGATAAACAAATACTGCAACAGTGTATGACTGTACTTCGAGAGCTCTTTAAGGAGCAG